The following nucleotide sequence is from Zea mays cultivar B73 chromosome 1, Zm-B73-REFERENCE-NAM-5.0, whole genome shotgun sequence.
CTGCCGAGCGCGAGGCCGACGCCGGCGACGCCGACGCAGACGGCGAGCGCGACCCACCACGCGGCCACCCCGCCGGCTCCGTGGTCCGGTTCCGGACCATCCGCATCTCGTCGTGGTCCTCGGAGCAGGGAATTCTCGGCCTCCAGCATCATGACCCAGCGGCGGTGGGCGGAGAGCGCGACGGAGTCCCGCACGAGCagcgccgcgaggtcgacgttgGTGGCGCCCGCGGCCGCCAGCTTGTCCTCCGCCTCCCGCGCGCGCGACTGCGACAGGCGCAGCGCCCGCAGCAGGCCGTCGTCGGCCTTGTGGTCCTTGGCAGCAGCGGTCTCCAGCCTTCCCAATTGATTGGAGGAATCCAGCTCAATTCAAGGAATGAATCAAACACCGAAACCGAGATGAGATGAGATCGGGGATTGAGAAGGACCTCTGCAGGGTGGGTACGGGGCCGAAGAGCTTGGCCGGTGGGGGCAGGTCGCAGTTCTGGAGCAGATCGGGGCGGTGCCCGTGACGTCGATGCTGTTGCAGTTGCTTGTGCGGCCGATCGGCGGCCATCAGCATCATCTCCCGCTGCAGGTCGTCGTAGTGGCGCTCCAGCTCCGACTCCAGCCCGCCCTTGTTCTTCCTCCGCTGGTCCGCTGCTGGATCCACATCCATCGCATCGGCTAGAGACCTAGAGTGGTGTGGGTGGTTTGGTGTAGGAGAGCGGTTGCTTCAGCGGAACGGGATGGAACACAACGTCACTCTCTCTTTCTGCCTTGTGTGGCTGGCTTCCACGAGAGAGGGAGAGCAAgagcaagcaagcaagcaaggAACTGAAACCGCGGGGACGGCGGAGGAACCGGTGGTGGCTTTTCCTTCTTCGTGCCGAGTTGCGTTGCTTCCGTCCCGAGTTAACCGCGTCGTGGTGCATTACACGGCATGTCCAGTCCAACTGCTATGCTCCTACGCAAATACGTCCGAGTATACTTATTTTCCTTTCGTCGGCCAACAATACGTATGGAATCATGTTCATTGGCTGCCCATGACTCATGTTCGTTTGTCTTAAATCTACAAATGCCCTATATGTCAAAATCCTCTCCTAATTCACTGCAACCCCCCTCAATTCTCTGTTTGGTTCCACCTAACTAAAATTTAATTTATGTCACACCGAATGTTTAAATAGTAAttacgagtattaaatatagaaactataaaattaaaaagacgagacaaatttattaaacctaattaagTTTATATTTAGGACCCTTGCAACGCGCGCGGGAGGATTTGACGCCCTCACAGCGCTCACGTTTGCCTCACGACGAACATACACCAGATTGGCAAATCAATAAAACAAGGGACATAACTATTTCTGAAAAGGAAATACCATGGGTCagaatatatatgtgtgtgtaatGACAGATATGACCTATTTGTTTCGTTAACAGTTCATGCTTAGCTTATCACTCTGGTCATCAGATGGTTCCACCTCGGCCTTCTTTGGGACAGAAGAAGGTTCATTCTTTTCACCATTTTCATCTTTGAACATCACGTTAATGGGCCGTCCCATCAATATCTGCAATAATGATCAGAAGATCATACTAGGTCAAATACGAAAGCAGCAACTGGTAGTACCAAGTAGAACCACCCCCATtactaatatatttttacctttccgttGAAAGCAGATATGGCGGCCCCTGCGCTCTCTTTCGAAGAAAAAGAAACAAACGCGTAGCCAGCAGATCGTCTCGGAGTGGTGGTATGGAAGATAACTTCAGCTGATACCACACCTGGGGCAGAGGCAaataattcccgaaggtgacgatttCTTACCCTCCATGTCAAATTCCCGACAAACACAACATACTTTTCCGTGTCATCCGATACCACAGCAGGTTGCTTAGGTTGCTTCTTTCTAGGCCTTGCGAAGTCCACCTTAATTTTCCTATCATTTAAAATCTACATAAAAACAGACGGGAAATAATGGTCAGTTAAGCAGAGCGAGCTGAAACAACGCTTTGTTCAATTAAAAGTAACTTACAGTTGAATTGAGATGGGTGAGAGCTGCAAGAGCCTCCTCTTCTGAACCCATGGTTACAAACGCCAACCCTCTGTTTTTATTGGCGCTGTACATTGAAAGCTAGGAAATCAAGGAACAAAAAAATAATCACTAATGCTGTCACTATTTTCTTCTGTACATAATTCTAGACAAAAGAAAAACAGATAGATACCCCCATCATGAATTGGATAACCATGAAAAAAGTTATTATCCTAAGCGAAAGGTGGAAACACGTGGCATCGCAATCTATCTATCTAATTAACACAAAGCATTCTCCTCTGAACAGGAGGGCCTGAGTTTCAGCATGCTGAACAAAGTGATTTCAGACATATTCGCAGCATAATTCAGATTCCTTGTTGTTGAGTTCAATCTTTGATCAACACCTACCCTGCACACTACTGAGCACAGATTCACAGGACCCAAATACAAACTAGGTAACCATATAAGATTAGCCCATATGTTGTTGTTCTTTAAAAAATATATAGCTAGCAAAGGGAAGAGCACTTTACTAGTAATTAATCTCTCTACACACAATACAATGGAGTTTGCAGCAACCAGACAATAATATTCCCAGATAGTAGCAGAATTCTGGTTTGCATCATTATATTAAACTACATTAGCTCTTCATTCTGGATGGCAGCCAATAATTTTGTTAGCATCCACTGTCTAACAGGATTGCAGTTAGTCCGTTACTAAGGGAAGGGAAGCAGACGCTTACCTCGACGCCGACGACGGAGCCGTGGCTCTCGAAGAGCGCGCGCATTTCGTCGGCCGTGCAGTCCCACGGGATGTTCTGCGCGACGAGGCGTGTCTTCGGGCCCACTTGCTCGACcgtctccgcctccgcctccgcctccggcgCCTGGACCTGGAGGGCAGGGGCCGCCGCGCAGGCAGCGAAGGCGGCGCGAGAACTGGCGTGAGCGGCGAAGGAGACGTGGCGCTTCCGAAAGCGCAGGTGGGGCCAAGGCTGGCACTGGCAGGCGGGGACGAGGCGGGCGAGGGGGAGAGCCAATGCCATGGCGGCGAGCTCGCGAGGCAACGGATGGCGAAGATATCCGTAACGCGGGCTCGTTGGGCTTTATCCCGCCACGGGAAAATATCCTATCCCATTCCCAGGCAGCTAGCTCCACGGCCATCGACCTCGCCAAGTGTCTGCCCGTGTTGCCGAACGTTTGGGTGACAATTGTTTTTGTGATACAAAAAGACAAAACGGGAGGGCAACAATTTACATAGAAACGAATGCGAATCAATAATTCACAGCTCTGCGAGCTAGTATATTTTTTTTCACAGGCCAACGTGTATTTATTTATGGATAGTGACTTGATACAGTACCAATAATCTTCATGGTCCATACATACATATGTACAAGCAGTTTCTCCaaagaggagagagagaagaaaaaCAACAGTACACACGCTATGTACAATGAAGAGCACACCTAACATGCAGTTGATCAATTCTTTGTGTCAACTCCATCGTCTGAGGTTGTGCTCTGATCGAGTTCCTTTTCAAGCTCCGCGATGACCGGCTCCACAGCAGCATCAATCTCATCACTGACCTTGTCGATCTGCACAACAGCACAAGAAAAACATCATTTATTCCAGGTCAACTTTCACTTCACATGTTAACACAGCAACGTAGTGAAATGTTTCAAGCTCGGTTTATGCTACTTCCAAATGATGCAGAAAACATCATCATATGAAGTTTTCTTAACAAAATCCGACGCATGCCTTGCGGTTTGCAGACCTATGTTTTTCTCCGATTCCTTACAGAAGTTGCCATCAACTTATGGTGTCAAAAAAATATGTCTGAAGTGACACTCATGCAGCACCAAGCAAGCAATTTCAAGTGTTGTACAACATTTCTGTGCAGAACACTACCTGCAAATGATTACTGATCTCAGTTCCTCACAAGAAACAACTAAACTAACCTCCCCTTCAAAGCAAGTCTTTTACATTGGTAGAGAGTGTTATATGGTCTCCAAAAGAAACTACCAAGACCAGTTGTCAATACACATTGTCCCAGTGCCGTAGACTCCCAAGTGCAACAGAAGATaggtaactagttttgctctCCAAAAGAAATGACTAAAATGGTCTCTCTTTTTTTGTTTCAGGAGTTGAATAGACAAAAAATATATGTGCATACAGATACCAGCTAGCAGCTTGGCATACATCAGATTCTCAGAAAGCAAGCACAATATTTTCTTGTGCTCAATTCACGATTTGCAATGACACGATATCAAACAAGAAGAATATAAGAGAAGAAAAGCAAACCTTTTCAGTGACTGCTTCAACCTTCTCCGCATCATCATCCACTACCTCAGCAATGTGTTCAACCTCTTCCACTGCTTTCTGCAGAGACCCATCTTCAGGAAGTTGCTTAGCCACATTCGCAGCTAGCTTCTCTGTTACTTCAGCTAAATGCTCCACAACCTCCACAGCATTCTCCACGAATCCCACCGTCTCGTCTGGCCATAGCAATAAGAATCTCCAAACTCATCACTTGATGATATGAGTATATTCAAGTCATATTGTGAACTAGAATGTTATTTCTTCACAGTTGACCATGGAAAGAAACAGTAATAAGTTCTTGTTGTGTACCTTCGAGATGCCTAACTCTGTTGTAGAACGGCACGAGCGTGTAAACCACACCTCCGAGAACCCACCGTGCCCTGGGAGGGGAAAAAAAAAGAAGAGCGTTGGTTGCGGTTCAGTTCACACCAAAAGCGGCACGCTTGTTGTTGATGTATGTATAAAATCCGTACCAGCTAGGAATCGTAGAAGAGCCTAGACGCTGACCGCCACAGACGGCGGCGGCTGCCAAATCCGCGGAAACGACATCCGAGTTCTTGAGGATAACCCAGCTGCGCAGCAGCACAAGCACATGAACAAACCATGCGCTACCCAGCTAGGTGTTTTAAAGTAAACGGACATT
It contains:
- the LOC100283883 gene encoding uncharacterized LOC100283883, producing MALALPLARLVPACQCQPWPHLRFRKRHVSFAAHASSRAAFAACAAAPALQVQAPEAEAEAETVEQVGPKTRLVAQNIPWDCTADEMRALFESHGSVVGVELSMYSANKNRGLAFVTMGSEEEALAALTHLNSTILNDRKIKVDFARPRKKQPKQPAVVSDDTEKYVVFVGNLTWRVRNRHLRELFASAPGVVSAEVIFHTTTPRRSAGYAFVSFSSKESAGAAISAFNGKILMGRPINVMFKDENGEKNEPSSVPKKAEVEPSDDQSDKLSMNC
- the LOC100192591 gene encoding uncharacterized protein LOC100192591, coding for MATLTMQPIGPTPAPAAQQDPSKGENPPTVDGTDLGDIDSGWVILKNSDVVSADLAAAAVCGGQRLGSSTIPSWARWVLGGVVYTLVPFYNRVRHLEDETVGFVENAVEVVEHLAEVTEKLAANVAKQLPEDGSLQKAVEEVEHIAEVVDDDAEKVEAVTEKIDKVSDEIDAAVEPVIAELEKELDQSTTSDDGVDTKN
- the LOC100278045 gene encoding uncharacterized protein LOC100278045 — translated: MDVDPAADQRRKNKGGLESELERHYDDLQREMMLMAADRPHKQLQQHRRHGHRPDLLQNCDLPPPAKLFGPVPTLQRLETAAAKDHKADDGLLRALRLSQSRAREAEDKLAAAGATNVDLAALLVRDSVALSAHRRWVMMLEAENSLLRGPRRDADGPEPDHGAGGVAAWWVALAVCVGVAGVGLALGRFLC